In the Gammaproteobacteria bacterium genome, one interval contains:
- a CDS encoding AMP-dependent synthetase/ligase — protein MKDVIDPQEVLTLERLFLERVRRSPAGAAYRYFQKSTGQWQQITWRGAFDEVCRWRAALAAEGLNRGDRVAVALRNCPDWVYFDIAALSLGLVVVPLYTDDRPENTAYILEDAQSRVLLIQDAKFWTRLAPAVHGDSPLQRVLLQQGGQDSGAEEDSRVRSVQEWLPGEADAWTSESADGNELASIVYTSGTTGRPKGVMLSHMNMMSVAYGGLQLVDVDTEDLFLSFLPLSHTLERTGGYYLPMMAGSCVAYSRSIAQLATDLQQIRPTLMIAVPRIFERVYGRIQQQMKDKGTLARRLFDLTVAVGWRRFCYQQGRQGWTPSLLAWPLLEKLVAGKVTGKLGGRLRLAVSGGAPLNDTVARMFISLGVPILQGYGLTETSPVISVNALEDNEPRSVGVTLPGIQVRVGDSDELIVRGPGVMLGYWNNDQWTREMIDEDGWLHTGDQARIENGHIYITGRIKDILVLSNGEKVPPGDMESAICLDELFDQAIIIGEGRPFLSAIVVLNPDAWREFAAAHGFATDDPKAVEDPKAHQLVVKRVAAQLKDFPAYARVRKVLLTLEPWTIDSGLLTPTMKVKRNLVLERFADEVEEVYEEGAVGR, from the coding sequence ATGAAGGACGTGATCGATCCTCAGGAAGTGCTCACCCTCGAGCGGTTGTTCCTCGAGCGGGTCCGGCGTAGCCCTGCCGGGGCGGCCTACCGCTATTTCCAGAAATCGACCGGCCAATGGCAACAGATCACTTGGCGCGGGGCCTTCGACGAGGTGTGCCGCTGGCGCGCGGCGCTCGCGGCAGAGGGCCTGAACCGCGGCGATCGCGTGGCGGTGGCCCTGCGTAACTGTCCAGACTGGGTGTACTTCGATATCGCGGCCCTCAGCCTCGGCCTGGTGGTCGTGCCGCTCTACACGGATGACCGCCCGGAGAATACGGCATATATCCTTGAGGATGCTCAGAGCAGAGTATTGCTGATCCAGGACGCCAAATTCTGGACGCGCCTGGCGCCTGCCGTGCATGGGGATTCGCCGCTGCAGCGGGTGTTGCTGCAGCAGGGAGGTCAGGACAGCGGAGCAGAAGAGGATTCGAGGGTCCGGTCGGTGCAGGAGTGGCTGCCCGGCGAGGCCGATGCCTGGACCTCAGAGTCGGCGGACGGCAATGAGCTGGCCTCCATCGTTTATACCTCCGGCACGACCGGCAGACCCAAGGGGGTCATGCTCAGTCATATGAACATGATGTCCGTGGCCTACGGCGGATTACAATTGGTGGATGTGGATACCGAGGACCTGTTCCTGTCCTTCCTGCCCCTGTCCCATACCCTGGAACGGACCGGCGGCTATTATCTGCCCATGATGGCGGGGTCCTGCGTAGCCTACTCCCGTTCCATCGCCCAGCTGGCCACCGACCTGCAGCAGATACGGCCAACCTTGATGATCGCGGTGCCGCGGATCTTCGAGCGGGTCTATGGCCGCATTCAGCAGCAGATGAAGGACAAAGGTACGCTGGCCCGCCGCCTGTTCGACCTCACCGTGGCCGTGGGCTGGCGGCGTTTTTGCTACCAGCAGGGACGACAGGGATGGACCCCGTCCCTGTTGGCATGGCCGCTGTTGGAGAAGCTGGTGGCCGGCAAGGTGACGGGTAAGCTGGGCGGGCGCCTGCGGCTGGCCGTGAGCGGTGGGGCGCCGCTGAATGATACGGTGGCCCGGATGTTCATCTCCCTCGGCGTCCCCATCCTCCAAGGCTACGGTCTGACCGAGACCAGCCCCGTGATCAGCGTGAATGCCCTGGAGGATAACGAGCCGCGCAGTGTCGGGGTGACGCTGCCAGGGATCCAGGTGCGCGTCGGCGACAGTGATGAGTTGATAGTGCGCGGCCCGGGTGTCATGTTGGGTTATTGGAACAACGATCAATGGACCCGTGAGATGATCGACGAAGACGGTTGGCTCCACACCGGCGATCAGGCGCGCATCGAGAACGGCCACATCTATATCACTGGTAGAATCAAAGACATCCTGGTCCTGTCCAACGGCGAAAAGGTGCCGCCTGGGGACATGGAGAGTGCCATCTGCCTGGATGAACTCTTCGACCAGGCGATCATCATCGGCGAAGGCCGGCCCTTCCTCAGCGCCATCGTGGTGCTCAATCCGGATGCCTGGCGTGAATTCGCGGCCGCGCACGGTTTTGCGACGGACGACCCCAAGGCCGTCGAGGATCCCAAGGCCCATCAATTGGTAGTGAAACGGGTCGCGGCGCAGTTGAAGGACTTCCCCGCCTATGCCCGGGTCCGCAAGGTGCTCCTGACCCTGGAGCCCTGGACCATCGATTCGGGACTGCTCACGCCCACCATGAAGGTCAAGCGGAATCTCGTGCTGGAGCGTTTCGCGGATGAAGTCGAGGAGGTCTACGAAGAGGGGGCGGTGGGGCGCTGA
- a CDS encoding DUF2939 domain-containing protein, producing MRFLFSLLLVAALAYGAWPYLHVYRLDTAVAEDNTGTIRALVDLEAVQRHRTAQLEWHLENRIDNTVGQEGTLSDMVKRGARWVRDRGGSGDIDPVWVRQRLLEARVNDVSGLLQSIDFAFFEGPNQFLVRLGELGEGPTHLRFERREWRWYLTGIYD from the coding sequence ATGCGTTTCCTTTTTTCCCTCCTGCTGGTTGCGGCCCTGGCCTATGGCGCCTGGCCCTACCTCCACGTCTACCGGCTGGACACCGCCGTGGCAGAGGATAATACGGGCACCATCCGCGCCCTGGTGGACTTGGAGGCGGTGCAGCGCCATCGCACGGCGCAGTTGGAATGGCACCTGGAGAATCGCATCGACAACACGGTCGGGCAGGAGGGGACCCTGTCGGACATGGTCAAACGGGGCGCCCGCTGGGTCCGGGACAGAGGCGGCAGCGGGGATATCGACCCCGTCTGGGTGCGCCAGCGCCTGCTGGAGGCCCGGGTCAACGACGTGAGCGGCCTGCTCCAGAGCATCGATTTCGCCTTCTTCGAGGGACCCAACCAGTTCCTGGTGCGTCTGGGCGAGTTGGGTGAGGGACCCACCCACCTGCGTTTCGAACGGCGGGAGTGGCGCTGGTACCTGACCGGGATCTACGACTGA